One Brassica napus cultivar Da-Ae chromosome A1, Da-Ae, whole genome shotgun sequence genomic region harbors:
- the LOC106347888 gene encoding uncharacterized protein LOC106347888 yields the protein MNPLNLATTSSPPPVANDLLAKRKRGRPRKDETTTQPQQENVNLVGKTVTAVIAGSFDKGHIVNVKVNDSDTELIGFVFKKGKVTPVAPENDVAPHVKMFAKEGIKNQTDLPPNDQPVKDVEICESARPLSLVPYQSDDEEPKEAVVEERDGVMEEGEAATPLLEIFPTPEATVVASQQNLALAQKEEATGEARGFGVEEPVGPLEKVPQELRLELGNKMIMSGDNKNGTDSNTSVSKSGFIANLFEGEGKKVDCAMEEEAAPSVP from the coding sequence ATGAATCCGTTGAATCTAGCCACCACAAGCTCACCACCTCCAGTTGCTAATGATCTCTTGGCGAAGCGAAAGAGAGGTCGTCCACGCAAAGATGAAACCACAACACAGCCTCAACAAGAAAACGTTAACCTGGTTGGTAAGACGGTTACTGCTGTGATCGCAGGATCTTTCGACAAGGGGCACATCGTCAATGTCAAGGTGAACGACAGTGACACGGAACTGATAGGTTTCGTGTTCAAGAAGGGAAAAGTCACTCCGGTAGCTCCTGAAAACGACGTGGCTCCTCATGTTAAAATGTTCGCGAAAGAAGGAATCAAGAACCAAACTGATCTCCCTCCTAATGATCAACCAGTGAAAGATGTGGAGATCTGTGAATCTGCTCGACCGTTGTCTTTAGTGCCGTATCAGAGCGATGACGAAGAACCCAAGGAAGCTGTGGTGGAGGAGAGAGATGGAGTTATGGAAGAAGGAGAAGCTGCGACTCCTTTGCTGGAGATTTTTCCAACTCCGGAGGCGACCGTGGTGGCTTCTCAACAGAATCTTGCCTTGGCACAGAAAGAAGAGGCTACAGGTGAGGCTCGTGGGTTTGGTGTTGAGGAACCTGTTGGTCCGCTAGAGAAAGTGCCGCAGGAGCTTAGGCTAGAGCTTGGGAACAAGATGATAATGAGTGGAGACAACAAAAATGGAACAGATTCTAACACATCTGTGTCCAAGAGTGGCTTCATAGCGAATTTGTTTGAAGGAGAAGGCAAGAAGGTTGACTGTGCCATGGAGGAAGAAGCAGCTCCATCAGTTCCTTAG
- the LOC106347886 gene encoding proteinaceous RNase P 3-like isoform X1 — MKLNKPPLLCCSSSSLLCAAPRSLCETLSPYSLIPRRVKVSSSTLANAKLVTLKSCAAKFHLCSSMATSDHPRSRHHRDESPTKPNKKKKASHNQEKNLLVNLHSCSKSKNLSAALSLYDAAIASGDVRLSQQHFQSLLYLCSASLGDPSLQTLAIDRGFQVFERMVGSGISPNEASVTSMARLAAAKGDGDYAFKVVKDIVAVGGVSVPRLRTYAPALLCYCERLEAEKGYEVEEHMEASGIVLEEVEISALLKVSAATGRENKVYRYLHKLREYVGFVSEETSKVIEEWFCSEKASEVVRIGSDVELLRAAALKNGGGWHGLGWVGEGKWVVKKGNVSADGECLSCGEHLACVDTNEVETENFVNSLVALAVERKAKMNSSEPMEDFSEFQEWLEKHGDYEAILDGANIGLYQQNFADGGFSLPQLEAVVKELYSKSGNKKWPLILLHKKRVNALLENHNHRNVVEEWISNDVLYTTPPGSNDDWYWLYAAAKFKCLLVTNDEMRDHIFELLSTSFFQKWKLRHQVRYTFVKGSLKLEMPPPFSVVIQESEKGSWHVPITCQDGEESLRNWMCVTRQS; from the exons atgaaattaaataaaccCCCGCTgctttgttgttcttcttcttccttgctCTGCGCCGCGCCTCGTTCTCTCTGTGAAACTCTCTCACCCTATAGCCTCATTCCTCGCAG GGTAAAAGTTTCATCCTCCACTTTGGCCAATGCAAAGCTTGTAACTTTGAAGTCTTGTGCAGCTAAGTTTCACCTGTGTTCTTCCATGGCCACCTCTGATCATCCCCGCTCTCGCCACCACCGAGACGAATCCCCTACAAAaccaaacaagaagaagaaggcaagCCACAACCAAGAAAAGAACCTCCTTGTCAATCTCCATTCATGTTCAAAGTCCAAAAACCTCTCAGCTGCGTTGTCTCTTTACGACGCAGCCATCGCTTCCGGCGACGTCAGACTCAGCCAGCAACACTTTCAGTCCCTTCTTTACCTCTGCTCAGCTTCCCTTGGTGACCCATCTCTTCAAACCCTTGCCATCGACCGTGGCTTCCAGGTTTTTGAACGTATGGTTGGCTCAGGGATAAGTCCTAACGAAGCATCTGTTACTTCAATGGCTAGACTAGCTGCTGCCAAGGGGGACGGTGATTATGCATTCAAGGTTGTGAAAGACATTGTTGCTGTTGGCGGCGTGTCTGTCCCACGTCTGAGGACTTATGCTCCAGCTTTGCTCTGTTACTGCGAGAGGTTGGAGGCTGAGAAGGGTTACGAAGTTGAAGAGCACATGGAGGCTTCAGGCATCGTCTTGGAGGAGGTGGAGATCTCGGCTTTGCTTAAAGTAAGCGCTGCCACGGGAAGAGAGAACAAGGTTTATAGGTATTTGCATAAGTTAAGGGAATATGTTGGCTTTGTTAGTGAAGAAACCTCAAAAGTTATTGAGGAATGGTTCTGTAGTGAGAAAGCTAGCGAGGTTGTTAGGATTGGTTCTGATGTTGAGTTGCTTAGAGCAGCTGCTTTGAAGAATGGGGGTGGGTGGCATGGTCTTGGCTGGGTTGGGGAAGGCAAATGGGTTGTGAAGAAAGGTAACGTTAGCGCTGATGGAGAATGTTTGAGCTGCGGTGAGCATTTGGCTTGTGTAGATACCAATGAGGTAGAGACTGAGAATTTTGTGAACTCTTTGGTGGCTTTGGCTGTGGAGAGGAAGGCGAAGATGAATTCATCTGAGCCAATGGAGGACTTCAGCGAGTTTCAG GAGTGGCTTGAGAAGCATGGAGACTATGAAGCTATACTAGATGGAGCTAACATTGGGCTCTACCAACAAAATTTTGCAGATGGTGGTTTTAGTCTACCACAG CTTGAGGCTGTAGTGAAGGAGCTTTACAGTAAAAGTGGTAACAAAAAATGGCCGCTGATTCTCTTGCACAAGAAACGGGTCAATGCGCTTTTAGAAAACCATAATCATCGGAATGTGGTGGAAGAGTGGATTAGTAATGATGTTTTATACACGACTCCACCAGGTTCTAATGATGATTG GTATTGGCTTTATGCTGCTGCTAAATTCAAGTGTTTGCTTGTGACTAATGATGAGATGAGAGATCACATTTTTGAGCTACTAAGTACCAGTTTTTTCCAAAAATGGAAACTAAGGCATCAG GTTCGGTATACATTTGTGAAAGGAAGTCTAAAGCTCGAAATGCCACCTCCTTTTTCGGTTGTGATCCAG gaaTCGGAGAAAGGTTCATGGCACGTTCCGATCACGTGCCAAGACGGTGAGGAGTCTTTAAGAAACTGGATGTGCGTTACGAGACAGAGTTGA
- the LOC106347886 gene encoding proteinaceous RNase P 3-like isoform X2: MATSDHPRSRHHRDESPTKPNKKKKASHNQEKNLLVNLHSCSKSKNLSAALSLYDAAIASGDVRLSQQHFQSLLYLCSASLGDPSLQTLAIDRGFQVFERMVGSGISPNEASVTSMARLAAAKGDGDYAFKVVKDIVAVGGVSVPRLRTYAPALLCYCERLEAEKGYEVEEHMEASGIVLEEVEISALLKVSAATGRENKVYRYLHKLREYVGFVSEETSKVIEEWFCSEKASEVVRIGSDVELLRAAALKNGGGWHGLGWVGEGKWVVKKGNVSADGECLSCGEHLACVDTNEVETENFVNSLVALAVERKAKMNSSEPMEDFSEFQEWLEKHGDYEAILDGANIGLYQQNFADGGFSLPQLEAVVKELYSKSGNKKWPLILLHKKRVNALLENHNHRNVVEEWISNDVLYTTPPGSNDDWYWLYAAAKFKCLLVTNDEMRDHIFELLSTSFFQKWKLRHQVRYTFVKGSLKLEMPPPFSVVIQESEKGSWHVPITCQDGEESLRNWMCVTRQS, translated from the exons ATGGCCACCTCTGATCATCCCCGCTCTCGCCACCACCGAGACGAATCCCCTACAAAaccaaacaagaagaagaaggcaagCCACAACCAAGAAAAGAACCTCCTTGTCAATCTCCATTCATGTTCAAAGTCCAAAAACCTCTCAGCTGCGTTGTCTCTTTACGACGCAGCCATCGCTTCCGGCGACGTCAGACTCAGCCAGCAACACTTTCAGTCCCTTCTTTACCTCTGCTCAGCTTCCCTTGGTGACCCATCTCTTCAAACCCTTGCCATCGACCGTGGCTTCCAGGTTTTTGAACGTATGGTTGGCTCAGGGATAAGTCCTAACGAAGCATCTGTTACTTCAATGGCTAGACTAGCTGCTGCCAAGGGGGACGGTGATTATGCATTCAAGGTTGTGAAAGACATTGTTGCTGTTGGCGGCGTGTCTGTCCCACGTCTGAGGACTTATGCTCCAGCTTTGCTCTGTTACTGCGAGAGGTTGGAGGCTGAGAAGGGTTACGAAGTTGAAGAGCACATGGAGGCTTCAGGCATCGTCTTGGAGGAGGTGGAGATCTCGGCTTTGCTTAAAGTAAGCGCTGCCACGGGAAGAGAGAACAAGGTTTATAGGTATTTGCATAAGTTAAGGGAATATGTTGGCTTTGTTAGTGAAGAAACCTCAAAAGTTATTGAGGAATGGTTCTGTAGTGAGAAAGCTAGCGAGGTTGTTAGGATTGGTTCTGATGTTGAGTTGCTTAGAGCAGCTGCTTTGAAGAATGGGGGTGGGTGGCATGGTCTTGGCTGGGTTGGGGAAGGCAAATGGGTTGTGAAGAAAGGTAACGTTAGCGCTGATGGAGAATGTTTGAGCTGCGGTGAGCATTTGGCTTGTGTAGATACCAATGAGGTAGAGACTGAGAATTTTGTGAACTCTTTGGTGGCTTTGGCTGTGGAGAGGAAGGCGAAGATGAATTCATCTGAGCCAATGGAGGACTTCAGCGAGTTTCAG GAGTGGCTTGAGAAGCATGGAGACTATGAAGCTATACTAGATGGAGCTAACATTGGGCTCTACCAACAAAATTTTGCAGATGGTGGTTTTAGTCTACCACAG CTTGAGGCTGTAGTGAAGGAGCTTTACAGTAAAAGTGGTAACAAAAAATGGCCGCTGATTCTCTTGCACAAGAAACGGGTCAATGCGCTTTTAGAAAACCATAATCATCGGAATGTGGTGGAAGAGTGGATTAGTAATGATGTTTTATACACGACTCCACCAGGTTCTAATGATGATTG GTATTGGCTTTATGCTGCTGCTAAATTCAAGTGTTTGCTTGTGACTAATGATGAGATGAGAGATCACATTTTTGAGCTACTAAGTACCAGTTTTTTCCAAAAATGGAAACTAAGGCATCAG GTTCGGTATACATTTGTGAAAGGAAGTCTAAAGCTCGAAATGCCACCTCCTTTTTCGGTTGTGATCCAG gaaTCGGAGAAAGGTTCATGGCACGTTCCGATCACGTGCCAAGACGGTGAGGAGTCTTTAAGAAACTGGATGTGCGTTACGAGACAGAGTTGA
- the LOC106347887 gene encoding uncharacterized protein LOC106347887 codes for MAMMKMPNEYAKLEKEDPSEMIHRRAQFLIQKILQRADTETLRRQQKRSILIRTSSFRVVGMRVKIGKKLRKLRKSCVVANKYSDLMPRFLKSLRRYFLCSSSRNVSDLPPLFAIHV; via the coding sequence atggcgaTGATGAAGATGCCAAACGAATACGCAAAGCTAGAGAAAGAAGATCCTAGTGAGATGATCCACAGGAGAGCTCAGTTTCTGATCCAAAAGATTCTCCAACGAGCCGACACAGAGACATTAAGACGGCAACAGAAAAGAAGTATATTGATCAGAACGTCTTCGTTTAGAGTGGTGGGAATGAGAGTGAAGATTGGTAAGAAGCTTAGGAAGCTACGGAAGAGTTGTGTAGTGGCGAATAAATATAGTGATCTTATGCCACGTTTCCTTAAATCTCTTAGGCGTTATTTCTTATGTTCATCTTCTCGGAACGTCTCTGATCTTCCTCCTCTCTTTGCCATCCACGTTTGA
- the LOC106347885 gene encoding protein DETOXIFICATION 39-like, protein MDASYETTERTDLLQPLVDQKPPSDDVGLESVLTESSLPYRRRVYLGACIEMKLLFRLALPAILVYIVNSGMNISARIFAGHIGGKELAAASIGNSCFSLAYGLMLGMGSAVETLCGQAHGAHRYDMLGIYLQRATIVLALVGLPLTLLYTFSYPILVLLGEPKSVSYMASMYIAALIPQIFAYAVNFTAQKFLQAQSVVTPSAYISAAAFLLQTVLTWVTVYVMGLGLMGIAYVLTISWWLIVVAQTLYITSSQRFRHTWTGLSWRSFQGLWSFFKLSAGSAVMICLEMWYSQILVLLAGLLKDPALSLDSLSICMSISALSFMVSVGFNAAASVRTSNELGAGNPKSALFSTWMATFVSFVISVVEALAVMVSREYVSYIFTADDEVAKAVSDLCPFLAVTIILNGIQPVLSGVAVGCGWQTFVAYVNVGCYYIVGIPVGCLLGFTFNFQAKGIWTGMIGGTLMQTLILLYVTYRTDWDKEVEKANKRLDMWDGTIRSSLFNM, encoded by the exons ATGGATGCGTCATATGAGACGACGGAGAGAACAGATCTACTGCAACCGTTGGTGGATCAAAAACCTCCATCGGACGACGTCGGACTCGAGAGTGTTTTAACGGAGAGTAGCCTTCCATACCGGAGGCGCGTGTACTTAGGCGCTTGTATAGAAATGAAACTACTTTTCCGCTTAGCACTTCCGGCGATACTTGTCTATATAGTCAATAGCGGAATGAATATCTCTGCACGAATCTTTGCCGGACATATTGGCGGTAAAGAACTCGCTGCCGCTTCCATCGGAAACAGCTGCTTCAGTCTCGCCTATGGCCTCATG TTAGGTATGGGAAGTGCAGTGGAGACTTTATGTGGACAAGCACATGGAGCACACCGTTATGATATGCTTGGGATATATCTCCAGAGAGCAACGATCGTCCTCGCTCTGGTTGGTTTGCCTTTGACACTACTATACACTTTTTCGTACCCGATTCTAGTCCTCTTAGGCGAGCCCAAAAGTGTCTCGTACATGGCTTCCATGTACATTGCTGCACTTATTCCTCAGATCTTCGCTTACGCCGTTAACTTCACGGCCCAAAAGTTCCTCCAGGCCCAAAGCGTGGTGACACCCAGTGCGTACATCTCAGCCGCTGCATTTCTCCTCCAGACCGTGCTAACGTGGGTCACCGTTTACGTGATGGGCTTAGGTCTTATGGGCATCGCTTATGTTCTGACTATCTCTTGGTGGCTTATAGTTGTGGCCCAGACTTTGTATATTACAAGTAGTCAAAGATTTAGACATACATGGACTGGTCTTAGCTGGAGATCGTTCCAAGGTCTTTGGagcttctttaaactctctgcTGGTTCTGCTGTGATGATTTGTCTGGAAATGTGGTATTCGCAAATTCTGGTTCTTCTCGCTGGTCTGCTTAAAGATCCTGCTCTATCTCTAGACTCTCTCTCCATCTG tatGTCAATTTCAGCATTATCCTTTATGGTCTCTGTAGGCTTCAATGCGGCTGCAag TGTACGGACAAGTAATGAACTTGGAGCAGGAAATCCAAAATCAGCTTTGTTCTCTACATGGATGGCGACTTTTGTTTCCTTCGTGATCTCCGTGGTGGAGGCACTCGCGGTGATGGTGTCACGTGAATACGTCAGCTACATTTTCACGGCGGACGATGAGGTGGCTAAAGCCGTCTCTGACCTCTGCCCGTTTCTCGCCGTCACCATAATCCTCAATGGAATCCAGCCCGTCCTGAGCG GAGTGGCCGTGGGCTGTGGATGGCAAACATTCGTGGCATATGTCAATGTTGGTTGTTACTATATTGTTGGTATTCCTGTTGGGTGTCTTCTAGGGTTCACTTTCAATTTTCAAGCCAAG GGAATATGGACTGGTATGATTGGAGGTACCCTCATGCAAACCCTCATCTTACTTTACGTCACGTACCGAACAGATTGGGATAAAGAG GTGGAAAAAGCGAATAAGCGATTGGATATGTGGGACGGGACGATAAGAAGTAGCCTCTTCAATATGTGA
- the LOC106350397 gene encoding uncharacterized protein LOC106350397, giving the protein MQPTRRSSRLMKLKNVEATPMNPFDLSSGSSSRKRSRRRVSAGDTASLPKNSELEVESLSDGESSDDHSDEAPMAADTPPNRSKEQRFEESRNVYQTKAQFYPELMRPTRMPMTERFFSIEATERFRELRGWNFIPQQSISLTDENLSDVRRIMIGAGLIHTLTDLDPYQPNVIREFLANLPEAEERDDGVAVYVRGSLVDFSPSLINSMYCIPGFEEDPNWMDERLDEVCGFLTDGRIKRGENMSSKYLTATNQVLYKLVCSNWIPTRNYTSMNQRRLRFVYMLHHHDGFDFGKLVYDQIIAMAANTQTEKTRCIMFPNLIQQVIHFQRTITPDLLHDEFTGTPKLVVKDIKAGRGSGADSSAASLEDDIDRAIAGLKAIRVRLRRGEYEQHVPHPRFEENDEQDEDEEDA; this is encoded by the exons ATGCAACCAACAAGGAGAAGCTCGCGGCTCATGAAACTGAAGAATGTCGAGGCTACTCCGATGAACCCGTTTGATCTCTCTTCTGGGTCATCCTCGCGCAAGAGGAGTCGCCGTCGTGTCTCAGCTGGTGACACTGCGTCTCTACCCAAGAACTCTGAGCTTGAAGTTGAGTCTCTCTCGGATGGGGAATCCTCAGATGACCACTCTGACGAAGCTCCGATGGCAGCAGACACTCCTCCAAACCGCTCCAAAGAACAGAGATTTGAGGAGAGTCGGAATGTGTATCAAACTAAAGCTCAGTTCTATCCAGAGCTTATGCGCCCTACAAGGATGCCGATGACTGAACGGTTCTTCTCAATCGAGGCGACTGAGCGTTTCAGAGAGCTCCGAGGGTGGAACTTCATTCCTCAGCAGTCTATCTCACTCACGGACGAGAATCTCTCTGATGTCAGAAGAATTATGATCGGGGCAGGCCTGATTCATACCCTCACTGATCTCGACCCTTATCAGCCCAATGTAATCCGCGAATTCCTCGCTAATCTTCCGGAAGCTGAGGAACGAGATGATGGTGTAGCGGTGTATGTTAGAGGATCTCTTGTTGATTTCTCTCCGAGTCTGATTAATTCAATGTATTGCATTCCGGGGTTTGAAGAAGATCCTAACTGGATGGATGAACGTCTTGATGAAGTTTGTGGTTTTCTCACTGATGGACGAATAAAACGAGGTGAGAACATGAGTTCGAAGTATCTCACAGCTACGAATCAGGTTCTGTATAAGCTCGTCTGTTCGAATTGGATTCCCACCAGGAACTACACCTCAATGAACCAAAGGCGACTCAGGTTCGTCTACATGCTTCATCATCATGATGGATTTGACTTCGGGAAACTCGTCTATGATCAGATCATAGCAATGGCAGCGAACACTCAGACAGAGAAGACTCGGTGCATCATGTTCCCTAACTTGATTCAGCAGGTCATCCACTTTCAGCGAACTATAACTCCTGACTTGCTTCATGATGAGTTCACTGGGACACCGAAGCTTGTTGTCAAGGATATTAAGGCTGGTCGTGGGTCTGGAGCAGACTCAAGTGCTGCCAGCCTTGAGGACGACATCGATCGCGCCATTGCGGGACTCAAAGCCATTCGAGTTCGCCTGAGGA GGGGAGAATATGAGCAACATGTTCCTCATCCAAGGTTTGAAGAAAACGACGAGCAggatgaagatgaggaagacGCGTAG
- the LOC125576115 gene encoding uncharacterized protein LOC125576115, whose translation MKELFGIHKPIMLDSCNFGHWKARMRQLIRGIDEDAWTAVEEGWSVPTMMTDDKTLAPKPKNQWTDPEKAASKFNSKALTAIFSSVDLDQFKIIQGCEPAKEAWDILTNHFEGNTSVRRTRIDHLASKFENLRMTDDEPIDGFISKISELASEASVLGKKYYEKDLVKKLLRCLPPRFEAYKAVLDIAVNTDEMKFDQLSGILKVHDLEKSNRTTNSQKSIAFVSDSNEQDRVTKIEENLGLMARNFNKFFKRMDKGGNRSNSRFQRNDSDRSSSQNTRQDSKNSKKKELQCHECEGYGHFRNECPLAKRKELKCIDCKGFGHTRSECPNNLKKDKSLMCFSDTESESDSDRDELHLNFMALVSKEEEPKLDSGMEEDEDDLNNDLESEYKSLFDKFAELSHENLQLLKDKAMLKAQVNILELEKPSEQATELSILKNSDQELLSLKRAMTEQERVQKQVELKMNCLNELLTKEMDKSKLLENQLADNLKKVRMLTTGTTTLDHLLTIGQCPSSNWGLGFQGATSKSAEETVFVKGSSNEKEIQTTTKVQINNQKGENLKMTAVTRRGNGCHFCGKRGHNVRYCFFRKSQYQRAWRMNLCFMEPSLYGHVWIAKKDLYPNYKQKALTVAHSEKSETRTDVKQPIICNFANLSTGTELVSNVAYTSSDSNSQFDTPWYFDSGCSKHMTGNQDFFEKLEFIKGGKVTFGDGGQGKIRGVGELDRSVLPKLVNVFYVDGLKANLISVSQLCDEGLEVIFNSKECRAVDAKGNIVLCGVRSGNNCYMWKPSHLCYSAKESKLDLWHRKLGHMNTNGLTRLINAEVVRGIPELEKQTDTVCGGCCQGKQVKVQHKQISEIRSKGILELVHMDLMGPITPDSIAGKKYIFVLVDDFSRYTWVDFLRNKSDALESFRILALQLKHEKGGIVQIKSDHGGEFQNEEFDKFCHSQGIKHLYAAPRTP comes from the coding sequence ATGAAGGAACTATTTGGAATTCATAAACCCATTATGCTGGACAGCTGCAACTTTGGTCATTGGAAGGCAAGGATGCGACAGTTGATCAGAGGAATTGACGAGGATGCGTGGACTGCAGTAGAAGAAGGGTGGTCGGTGCCTACGATGATGACTGACGACAAAACTCTTGCTCCAAAACCAAAGAATCAGTGGACTGATCCTGAAAAGGCAGCATCCAAATTCAACTCTAAAGCTCTTACCGCAATCTTCTCTTCAGTAGATCTGGATCAGTTCAAGATCATCCAGGGATGTGAGCCTGCTAAGGAAGCTTGGGATATTTTGACCAACCACTTTGAAGGAAATACTAGCGTGCGAAGAACAAGGATCGATCACTTAGCTTCAAAGTTTGAAAATCTCCGCATGACTGATGatgaaccaattgatggattcATATCCAAGATCAGTGAACTTGCCAGTGAAGCTTCGGTTCTTGGAAAGAAATATTATGAGAAGGATTTGGTGAAAAAGCTGTTAAGATGTCTGCCTCCACGGTTTGAAGCTTACAAGGCAGTACTGGATATAGCCGTCAACACAGATGAAATGAAGTTTGATCAATTGTCTGGTATCTTGAAGGTCCATGACCTGGAGAAATCCAATCGAACTACAAACTCTCAAAAGAGCATCGCCTTTGTATCTGACTCAAACGAACAGGACCGAGTCACAAAGATAGAAGAGAACTTGGGGCTTATGGCTCGAAACTTCAACAAATTCTTTAAGCGAATGGATAAAGGAGGAAACAGATCAAACTCACGATTTCAGAGGAACGACTCAGATCGAAGCAGCTCTCAAAACACCAGGCAAGACTCGAAGAACTCTAAGAAGAAGGAGTTACAATGTCATGAGTGTGAGGGGTATGGACACTTTCGCAATGAGTGTCCACTAGCTAAACGCAAAGAGCTCAAGTGTATTGACTGCAAGGGATTTGGACACACTCGAAGTGAATGTCCTAACAATCTGAAAAAGGACAAGTCACTTATGTGTTTCAGTGATACAGAGTCGGAGAGTGACAGCGACAGAGATGAGCTTCATTTAAACTTTATGGCACTTGTCAGCAAGGAAGAAGAACCAAAACTAGATTCAGGCATGGAAGAGGATGAAGATGATCTCAACAACGATCTTGAATCAGAATACAAGTCTCTTTTCGACAAGTTTGCTGAACTCAGTCATGAGAATCTACAACTACTAAAAGATAAGGCAATGCTGAAAGCTCAGGTGAATATTCTGGAATTGGAGAAACCCTCTGAACAAGCTACTGAGTTGTCTATACTCAAGAACTCAGACCAAGAACTGCTATCATTGAAACGAGCGATGACTGAACAAGAGAGGGTTCAAAAGCAGGTTGAGCTGAAGATGAATTGTCTGAATGAGCTACTAACCAAGGAGATGGACAAGAGCAAATTACTTGAGAATCAACTAGCTGACAATCTCAAGAAAGTAAGAATGCTCACGACTGGTACAACAACTCTAGATCATCTTCTCACCATTGGTCAGTGTCCTAGCAGTAACTGGGGATTAGGTTTTCAAGGAGCTACTTCCAAATCTGCGGAAGAAACAGTGTTCGTGAAAGGGAGTTCGAatgaaaaagaaattcaaacCACGACAAAGGTACAGATTAATAATCAAAAAGGAGAGAACCTAAAGATGACTGCTGTTACACGACGAGGAAACGGGTGCCATTTCTGTGGAAAGCGTGGTCATAATGTCAGATATTGTTTCTTTCGAAAAAGTCAGTATCAACGTGCATGGaggatgaatctttgttttATGGAACCATCACTGTATGGTCATGTGTGGATAGCTAAGAAAGATCTGTACCCAAACTATAAGCAGAAAGCCTTGACTGTTGCACACAGTGAGAAGTCTGAAACACGCACTGATGTAAAGCAACCTATCATCTGCAACTTCGCGAACCTATCCACTGGAACTGAGCTGGTAAGCAACGTTGCGTACACAAGCTCTGATTCTAACTCACAGTTTGATACCCCCTGGTACTTCGACAGTGGCTGCTCAAAACATATGACTGGAAATCAGGATTTCTTTGAGAAACTTGAGTTTATCAAAGGAGGCAAAGTGACCTTTGGTGATGGAGGACAAGGAAAGATACGAGGAGTTGGAGAACTGGACAGGTCTGTCTTACCTAAGCTTGTTAATGTCTTCTATGTGGATGGTCTTAAAGCAAATCTCATCAGTGTCAGTCAATTGTGTGATGAGGGGTTAGAAGTTATCTTCAACAGCAAAGAATGTCGAGCTGTTGATGCTAAAGGGAACATTGTTCTATGTGGAGTAAGGTCAGGAAACAACTGTTACATGTGGAAGCCGTCACATCTATGCTACTCAGCTAAGGAGTCTAAATTGGATCTATGGCACAGGAAGCTGGGACATATGAATACTAATGGTCTGACCCGACTAATCAACGCTGAGGTTGTTAGGGGAATTCCAGAACTTGAGAAACAGACCGATACAGTGTGTGGAGGGTGCTGTCAAGGTAAACAAGTGAAGGTCCAGCACAAACAGATTTCAGAGATTAGATCCAAGGGAATACTCGAGTTAGTACACATGGATCTCATGGGACCAATTACTCCAGACAGCATTGCAGGGAAAAAGTACATCTTTGTCCTAGTAGATGACTTTTCTAGATATACGTGGGTGGACTTCCTGAGAAATAAGTCGGACGCGTTGGAGAGCTTCCGTATTTTGGCCTTGCAACTTAAACATGAAAAGGGTGGCATTGTGCAGATCAAGAGTGATCACGGAGGTGAATTTCAGAATGAGGAGTTTGATAAATTCTGTCACAGTCAAGGAATCAAGCATCTATATGCAGCTCCTAGAACCCCTTAA